A stretch of Helicobacter pylori oki112 DNA encodes these proteins:
- a CDS encoding sulfite exporter TauE/SafE family protein: protein MQMMQNLSFLGMFLAALSMSLGHCVGMCGGIVSAFSQIRFSKVTSFSYQLTCHALYNVGRISTYMLLGAITAGLGHSLSVSMGFRGVLFISMGIVLILLALLGAKVEKLSFQIPFISFLMKKTLQSQNILGLYFLGVLNGFLPCMMVYSFLASVILSHSAFMGAMLGLSFGLGTSMPLFLMGIFLSKISISYRKFFNLLSKILMGVFGLYVLYMGIMLINHKMPHAMHHQNSTTQHDHKETHSHEH from the coding sequence ATGCAAATGATGCAGAATTTGAGTTTTTTGGGCATGTTTTTAGCCGCTTTGAGCATGTCTTTAGGGCATTGTGTGGGCATGTGTGGGGGGATTGTGAGCGCGTTTAGTCAAATAAGATTTTCTAAAGTTACAAGCTTTTCTTACCAGCTCACTTGCCATGCCCTTTATAATGTAGGAAGGATCAGCACCTACATGCTCTTAGGGGCTATAACGGCAGGTTTAGGGCATAGTCTTAGCGTGAGCATGGGTTTTAGGGGTGTTTTATTCATTAGCATGGGAATTGTTTTAATCCTTTTAGCGCTCTTGGGAGCTAAAGTGGAAAAATTAAGCTTTCAAATCCCTTTCATCTCTTTTTTGATGAAAAAAACCTTGCAATCTCAAAACATTCTAGGGCTGTATTTCTTAGGCGTGTTGAACGGGTTTTTACCTTGCATGATGGTGTATTCGTTTTTAGCGAGCGTGATTCTCAGTCATAGCGCGTTTATGGGAGCGATGCTAGGCCTTTCTTTTGGGCTTGGCACTAGCATGCCGTTGTTTTTAATGGGGATTTTTTTAAGCAAAATTTCCATTTCTTACAGGAAATTTTTCAATCTTTTGTCTAAAATTTTAATGGGGGTTTTTGGGCTTTATGTCCTTTATATGGGGATCATGCTCATTAATCATAAAATGCCCCATGCGATGCATCATCAAAACAGCACCACTCAGCATGATCACAAAGAAACGCATTCGCATGAACACTAA
- the gmhB gene encoding D-glycero-beta-D-manno-heptose 1,7-bisphosphate 7-phosphatase yields the protein MNTNKALFLDRDGIINIDKGYVSQKEDFEFQKGIFELLKHAKSLGYKLLLITNQSGINRGYYTLKDFENLTEYLQESLLKELGFNLDGVYFCRHAPEENCACRKPKPSLILQAAKEHQICLERSFMIGDKESDMLAGLNAKVKNNLLLTTNFLKTPHSWIQCKDLKEMMELIK from the coding sequence ATGAACACTAACAAAGCCCTTTTTTTGGACAGAGACGGCATTATCAATATTGATAAAGGCTATGTGAGTCAAAAAGAAGATTTTGAGTTTCAAAAAGGGATTTTTGAATTGCTAAAGCATGCGAAATCTTTAGGCTACAAACTGCTTTTAATCACCAACCAATCCGGGATCAACCGAGGCTATTACACCCTTAAAGATTTTGAAAACCTCACCGAATACCTCCAAGAAAGCTTGCTCAAAGAATTAGGTTTTAATTTGGATGGCGTCTATTTTTGCAGGCACGCCCCAGAAGAAAATTGCGCTTGCAGGAAGCCAAAACCCTCTTTGATCTTACAAGCCGCTAAAGAGCATCAAATTTGCTTGGAGCGATCTTTTATGATAGGCGATAAGGAGAGCGACATGTTAGCCGGCTTGAACGCTAAAGTTAAAAATAACCTTTTATTGACCACAAATTTTTTAAAAACTCCTCATTCTTGGATACAATGTAAAGATCTTAAAGAGATGATGGAACTAATCAAATAA
- the rfaD gene encoding ADP-glyceromanno-heptose 6-epimerase — MRYIDDGLENQTILITGGAGFVGSNLAFYFQENHPKAKVIILDKFRSNTLSSNNRPSSLGHFKNLIGFKGEVIAADINNPLDLRRLEKLHFDYLFHQAAVSDTTMLDQELVMKTNYQAFLNLLEIARSKKAKVIYASSAGVYGNTKAPNVVGKNESPENVYGFSKLCMDEFVLSHSNDNIQVGLRYFNVYGPREFYKEKTASMVLQLALGAMAFKEVKLFEFGEQLRDFVYIEDVIQANVKAMKAQKSGVYNVGYSQARSYNEIVSILKEHLGDFKVSYIKNPYAFFQKHTQAHIEPTILDLDYTPLYDLESGIKDYLPHIHAIFKGQCA; from the coding sequence ATGCGTTATATTGATGATGGATTAGAAAATCAAACGATTTTAATCACCGGTGGGGCTGGCTTTGTAGGCAGTAATCTGGCCTTTTATTTTCAAGAGAACCACCCTAAAGCTAAAGTAATCATTTTGGATAAGTTTCGCAGTAACACACTCTCTAGTAATAACCGCCCCAGTTCTTTAGGGCATTTTAAGAATTTAATCGGTTTTAAGGGCGAAGTGATTGCAGCTGATATTAATAACCCCTTAGATTTAAGGCGTTTAGAAAAATTGCACTTTGATTATTTGTTCCACCAAGCCGCTGTCTCTGATACGACCATGCTGGATCAAGAATTAGTGATGAAAACCAATTATCAGGCTTTTTTAAACCTTTTAGAAATCGCTCGCTCAAAAAAAGCTAAAGTGATTTATGCTTCTTCAGCGGGCGTTTATGGCAACACCAAAGCCCCCAATGTGGTAGGCAAAAACGAAAGCCCTGAAAATGTCTATGGCTTTTCCAAGCTTTGCATGGACGAATTTGTCCTCTCTCATTCAAATGACAATATTCAAGTGGGCTTAAGGTATTTTAATGTCTATGGGCCTAGGGAATTTTATAAAGAAAAAACCGCCTCTATGGTTTTGCAGCTCGCCTTAGGCGCGATGGCGTTTAAGGAAGTCAAGCTTTTTGAATTTGGCGAGCAATTAAGGGATTTTGTCTATATTGAAGATGTGATCCAAGCGAATGTGAAAGCGATGAAGGCTCAAAAAAGCGGGGTTTATAATGTGGGTTATTCCCAAGCCAGAAGCTATAATGAAATCGTTAGCATTTTAAAAGAGCATTTAGGGGATTTTAAAGTGAGTTATATCAAAAACCCTTATGCTTTCTTCCAAAAGCACACCCAAGCGCATATTGAGCCTACTATTTTGGATTTGGATTACACCCCTTTATACGATTTAGAAAGCGGTATTAAAGATTATTTGCCCCATATCCATGCGATTTTTAAAGGACAATGCGCATGA
- the rfaE1 gene encoding D-glycero-beta-D-manno-heptose-7-phosphate kinase has product MKKILVVGDLIADYYLWGKSERLSPEAPVPVLEVQRESKNLGGAANVANNLISLKAKVFLCGVVGYDLEGEHFLNALKARNIDTSGILIDKTRCTTLKTRIIAQNQQIARVDKEIKDPLNADLRKRLLDFFTEKIQEIDGVILSDYNKGVLDFELTQKMITLANTHHKLILCDPKGKDYSKYSHASLITPNRTELEHALHLKLDSHANLSKALQILKETYQIAMPLVTLSEQGIAFLEKGELVNCPTIAKEVYDVTGAGDTVIASLTLSLLELMSLKDACEFANAAAAVVVGKMGSALASLEEIALILNQTHPKILPLEKLLETLDQQKIVFTNGCFDLLHKGHASYLQKAKALGDILIVGLNSDASIKRLKGDKRPIVSEKDRAFLLASLSCVDYVVVFEEDTPIKLIQALKPDILVKGADYLNKEVIGSEFAKETRLMEFEEGYSTSAIIEKIKRTCND; this is encoded by the coding sequence ATGAAAAAAATCCTAGTCGTAGGCGATCTGATCGCTGATTATTACTTGTGGGGGAAGAGCGAACGCCTTTCGCCTGAAGCCCCTGTGCCTGTTTTAGAAGTCCAGAGGGAGAGCAAGAATTTAGGCGGAGCGGCTAATGTGGCTAATAACCTCATTTCTTTAAAGGCTAAAGTCTTTTTATGTGGGGTCGTGGGCTATGATTTAGAGGGCGAGCATTTTTTGAACGCTCTCAAAGCTAGGAATATTGACACTTCAGGCATTTTAATAGATAAAACCCGTTGCACCACGCTTAAGACGCGCATCATCGCACAAAACCAGCAAATCGCGCGCGTGGATAAGGAAATCAAAGACCCCTTAAACGCTGATTTAAGAAAAAGACTTTTAGATTTTTTCACAGAAAAAATCCAAGAAATAGATGGCGTTATCCTTTCAGATTACAATAAGGGCGTGTTGGATTTTGAACTCACTCAAAAAATGATCACTCTGGCCAACACACACCATAAGCTCATTTTATGCGACCCTAAAGGGAAAGATTATAGCAAATATTCCCATGCGAGTTTGATCACGCCTAATCGCACGGAATTAGAGCATGCGCTCCATTTGAAGTTAGACAGCCATGCGAATTTATCAAAAGCGCTCCAAATCTTAAAAGAAACTTATCAAATCGCTATGCCTTTAGTTACTTTGAGCGAACAAGGCATCGCTTTTTTAGAAAAAGGCGAGCTAGTCAATTGCCCCACTATCGCTAAAGAGGTTTATGATGTAACTGGGGCAGGCGATACGGTGATCGCGTCTTTAACGCTCTCTTTATTAGAATTGATGAGCCTAAAAGATGCTTGCGAGTTTGCCAATGCGGCTGCGGCGGTGGTGGTGGGTAAAATGGGGAGCGCGTTAGCGAGTTTAGAAGAAATCGCTTTGATTTTAAACCAAACGCACCCCAAAATCCTCCCTTTAGAAAAGCTGTTAGAAACTTTAGATCAGCAAAAAATCGTTTTCACCAATGGCTGTTTTGATCTCCTCCATAAAGGGCATGCGAGTTATTTGCAAAAGGCTAAAGCTTTAGGGGATATTCTCATTGTGGGGTTAAATAGCGACGCTTCCATCAAAAGGCTTAAGGGGGATAAACGCCCCATAGTGAGCGAAAAAGACAGAGCGTTTCTTTTAGCGAGTTTGTCTTGCGTGGATTATGTCGTGGTGTTTGAAGAAGACACGCCAATCAAATTAATTCAAGCCCTAAAGCCTGATATTTTAGTCAAGGGAGCGGACTACCTCAATAAAGAAGTCATAGGGAGCGAGTTTGCTAAAGAAACCCGTTTGATGGAGTTTGAAGAAGGCTATTCCACAAGCGCTATCATAGAAAAAATTAAAAGGACATGCAATGATTGA
- the gmhA gene encoding D-sedoheptulose 7-phosphate isomerase, producing the protein MIDGLIKKEFLAHKEALEKSLESLQEALKQSVHLLTETLENQGKILICGNGGSASDAQHFAAELTGRYKLERKGLSAISLNTDTSALTAIANDYGYEEVFARQVEALGVKNDVLIGISTSGNSKNVLKAYEKAKDLGMKTLSLAGRDGGKMKPLSDMALIVPSDDTPRIQEMHILMIHILCDCIERHFAHKN; encoded by the coding sequence ATGATTGATGGTTTAATAAAAAAAGAATTTTTAGCCCATAAGGAAGCGTTAGAAAAAAGTTTAGAAAGTTTGCAAGAAGCGTTAAAACAAAGCGTTCATCTTTTGACAGAAACTTTAGAAAATCAAGGGAAAATCCTTATTTGCGGTAACGGGGGGAGCGCGAGCGACGCGCAGCATTTTGCCGCTGAATTGACCGGGCGCTATAAATTAGAAAGGAAAGGCTTGAGTGCGATAAGCCTTAATACCGATACCTCAGCCCTTACCGCCATTGCGAACGATTATGGTTATGAAGAAGTGTTTGCCAGACAAGTGGAAGCGTTGGGGGTAAAAAACGATGTTTTGATAGGGATTTCTACAAGCGGTAATTCCAAAAATGTCCTAAAAGCTTATGAAAAAGCTAAAGATTTAGGGATGAAAACGCTTAGTTTAGCGGGGCGTGATGGGGGGAAAATGAAGCCTTTAAGCGATATGGCTTTGATTGTCCCTAGCGATGATACCCCACGAATCCAAGAAATGCACATTCTTATGATCCACATCTTATGCGATTGCATTGAAAGGCATTTCGCTCATAAAAATTGA
- a CDS encoding GMP reductase, translating to MKVFDYEDVQLIPNKCIVNSRSECDTTVTLGKHAFKMPVVPANMQTIINDSIAEFLAENGYFYIMHRFDGAARIPFVKKMKKRQWISSISVGVKKEEYLLIEELAKQKLASDYITIDIAHGHSNSVIEMIQHIKTHLPETFVIAGNVGTPEAVRELENAGADATKVGIGPGKVCITKIKTGFGTGGWQLAALRWCAKAARKPIIADGGIRTHGDIAKSIRFGATMVMIGSLFAGHEESSGETKIENGIAYKEYFGSASEFQKGEKKNIEGKKIWIQHKGLLKDTLVEMHQDLQSSISYAGGRDLEAIRKVDYVIVKNSIFNGDAI from the coding sequence TTGAAAGTATTTGATTACGAGGATGTCCAACTCATTCCTAATAAATGCATCGTTAATAGCCGTTCAGAGTGCGATACGACCGTTACCTTAGGCAAGCACGCATTTAAAATGCCCGTAGTCCCAGCAAACATGCAGACAATCATCAACGACTCAATCGCAGAATTCCTAGCAGAAAATGGCTATTTCTACATCATGCACCGTTTTGATGGAGCAGCAAGAATCCCGTTTGTCAAAAAAATGAAAAAACGCCAATGGATCAGTTCCATCAGTGTTGGGGTGAAAAAGGAAGAATATCTTTTGATAGAAGAGTTGGCCAAACAAAAATTAGCGTCAGATTATATCACGATCGATATTGCGCATGGCCATTCAAATTCTGTCATTGAAATGATCCAACACATCAAAACGCATTTGCCAGAAACTTTTGTGATTGCCGGGAATGTTGGCACGCCAGAAGCAGTCCGTGAATTAGAGAACGCCGGTGCTGACGCTACAAAAGTTGGCATTGGACCTGGGAAAGTGTGTATCACCAAAATCAAAACAGGCTTTGGTACGGGTGGTTGGCAACTAGCGGCTCTTAGATGGTGTGCTAAAGCAGCAAGAAAACCGATTATTGCAGATGGTGGCATTCGCACGCATGGCGATATTGCGAAATCAATACGCTTTGGCGCGACAATGGTAATGATTGGCTCGCTTTTTGCAGGGCATGAAGAATCATCTGGAGAGACAAAAATAGAAAATGGTATCGCATATAAAGAATATTTCGGTTCGGCATCAGAGTTCCAAAAAGGTGAAAAGAAAAATATTGAAGGCAAGAAAATTTGGATCCAACATAAAGGATTATTAAAAGATACGCTGGTTGAAATGCATCAAGATCTACAATCTTCAATCTCTTATGCAGGTGGGAGAGACCTTGAAGCGATCCGAAAAGTTGATTATGTCATTGTGAAAAATTCAATTTTCAATGGAGACGCAATCTAA
- a CDS encoding ABC-F family ATP-binding cassette domain-containing protein produces MLQTINLTQRYATKKLFENVNIKLDKNKRYGLIGANGAGKSTFLKILSKSIDCSSGEVIITSGMRMGVLGQDQYAFEDLSLKDAVLIGNKRLYDAIKEKERLYTEGDLSDDKVNARLGELETICVEEDPMYECEVVIEKILEDLGIPSSRHNDLMKTLPSSDKFKILLAQVLFPKPDILLLDEPTNNLDLNAIEWLENNLKRHEGTMVVISHDRHFLNAVCTHILDLDFHSVREFSGNYDDWYIASTLMIKQQEAERNKKLKEKEELEKFIARFSANASKAKQATSRQKQLDKLDIQSLAVSSRRDPSIIFKPKRTIGNEALECENISKSYDDQIVLNQVSLKVMPKDKIALIGPNGVGKSTLCKILVEELKPDKGVVKWGATVLKGYFPQNVSEEISGEETLYQWLFNFNKKIESAEVRNALGRMLFNGEEQEKCVNALSGGEKHRMVLSKLMLEGGNFLVLDEPTNHLDLEAIIALGEALFKFDGAVICISHDRELIDAYANRIIELVPSPKGASIIDFKGSYEEYLASKK; encoded by the coding sequence ATGCTACAAACCATCAACTTAACGCAACGCTATGCGACTAAAAAATTGTTTGAGAATGTGAATATCAAGCTGGATAAAAACAAACGCTACGGGCTGATTGGGGCTAATGGTGCAGGGAAGTCCACTTTTTTAAAGATTTTAAGCAAGAGTATTGATTGCAGCAGTGGGGAAGTCATTATTACAAGCGGGATGAGGATGGGGGTTTTAGGGCAGGATCAATACGCTTTTGAAGATTTGAGCCTTAAAGATGCGGTTTTGATAGGCAATAAGCGTTTGTATGACGCTATCAAAGAAAAAGAGCGCTTATACACTGAAGGCGATTTGAGCGATGATAAAGTGAATGCGAGACTAGGGGAGTTAGAAACCATTTGCGTGGAAGAAGATCCCATGTATGAATGCGAAGTGGTGATTGAAAAAATCCTAGAAGATTTAGGCATTCCTAGCTCTAGGCACAATGATTTGATGAAAACCCTGCCAAGTAGCGATAAATTTAAAATCCTTCTCGCTCAAGTCTTATTCCCTAAACCGGATATTTTGCTGTTAGATGAGCCTACGAACAACCTGGATTTAAACGCCATTGAATGGTTAGAAAACAACCTCAAACGCCATGAAGGCACGATGGTCGTCATCAGCCATGACAGGCATTTTTTGAATGCGGTATGCACGCATATTTTGGATTTGGATTTTCACAGCGTGCGCGAATTTAGCGGGAATTATGACGATTGGTATATCGCTTCTACTTTGATGATTAAACAGCAAGAGGCCGAACGCAATAAAAAACTCAAAGAAAAAGAAGAGCTAGAAAAATTTATCGCTCGTTTTAGCGCTAACGCTTCTAAAGCCAAGCAAGCCACCAGCCGCCAAAAACAACTGGATAAATTAGACATTCAAAGTTTAGCGGTATCTAGCAGGAGGGATCCTAGCATTATTTTCAAACCCAAACGCACCATTGGGAATGAAGCTTTAGAATGCGAAAACATCTCTAAAAGTTATGACGACCAAATCGTTTTAAATCAAGTGAGCTTGAAAGTGATGCCTAAAGATAAAATCGCCCTCATAGGGCCAAATGGCGTGGGTAAATCCACGCTTTGTAAAATTTTAGTAGAAGAGTTAAAGCCGGATAAGGGCGTGGTGAAATGGGGAGCGACGGTTTTAAAAGGGTATTTCCCTCAAAACGTGAGCGAAGAAATTAGCGGGGAAGAGACCTTGTATCAATGGCTTTTTAATTTCAATAAAAAGATTGAAAGCGCAGAGGTGAGAAACGCTTTAGGGAGGATGCTTTTTAATGGCGAAGAGCAAGAAAAGTGCGTGAACGCTTTAAGCGGAGGCGAAAAGCATAGAATGGTTTTATCCAAGCTCATGCTAGAGGGGGGGAATTTTTTAGTCCTAGATGAGCCGACTAACCATTTGGATTTAGAAGCGATTATCGCTTTAGGCGAAGCACTCTTTAAATTTGATGGGGCAGTGATTTGCATAAGCCATGACAGAGAACTCATTGATGCGTATGCTAACCGGATCATTGAATTAGTCCCAAGCCCTAAAGGCGCTTCAATCATTGATTTTAAAGGCAGTTATGAAGAGTATTTAGCGAGCAAAAAATGA
- a CDS encoding COG2958 family protein — protein MKPRDIEIIQSILEITGPIKVTEIYDKAKELFEKGEITKMFDYGGNTPDRSVSTFIYTALSKGEKLPFLKTQEKPVLIALKGVAKEPVLNTQKPSAPSVKIVHERDLHSFLTYMAFHNENLKCYTKTIFHEESSKSPKGMDRWLYPDMVGVRFLHAEWSNENLIAFSKKFDTLPVKLVSFELKKEISVNNCRECYFQAISNSSWANEGYLVGRHIDTHNPQLMDLLKRLHASFGIGVIDLRTDENKSAILLNAKYKEKIDYTVALELSDKNKKFSGFLKSVVDYDPAHSYRYKDEFDEIKKKEELYPNSSLSF, from the coding sequence ATGAAACCACGAGATATTGAAATCATTCAAAGCATTTTAGAAATTACAGGGCCTATTAAGGTTACTGAGATTTATGATAAAGCCAAAGAGCTTTTTGAAAAAGGCGAGATTACAAAAATGTTTGATTATGGGGGTAACACTCCAGATAGAAGCGTTAGCACCTTTATTTATACCGCCTTAAGCAAGGGCGAAAAACTGCCTTTTTTGAAAACGCAAGAAAAGCCGGTTTTAATCGCTTTAAAAGGTGTGGCTAAAGAGCCGGTTTTGAATACTCAAAAGCCAAGCGCTCCAAGCGTTAAAATTGTGCATGAAAGGGATTTGCACTCCTTTTTAACTTACATGGCTTTTCATAATGAAAATTTGAAATGCTACACGAAAACCATTTTTCATGAAGAGAGTTCAAAATCGCCAAAAGGCATGGACAGGTGGCTTTATCCGGACATGGTGGGGGTTAGGTTTTTGCACGCTGAATGGTCTAATGAAAATTTAATCGCTTTTTCTAAGAAATTTGACACTTTACCCGTTAAACTGGTGAGCTTTGAATTGAAAAAAGAAATCAGCGTGAATAATTGCAGGGAGTGTTATTTTCAAGCGATTTCTAACAGCTCGTGGGCTAATGAGGGGTATTTAGTGGGCCGTCATATTGATACGCATAATCCCCAACTCATGGATTTGTTGAAGCGTTTGCATGCGAGTTTTGGGATTGGCGTGATTGATTTAAGAACTGATGAGAATAAAAGCGCTATTTTATTGAACGCTAAATACAAAGAAAAGATTGATTACACCGTGGCTTTGGAGCTTAGCGACAAAAATAAAAAATTCAGCGGTTTTTTAAAGAGCGTTGTGGATTATGACCCGGCTCACTCATACCGCTATAAAGATGAGTTTGATGAGATTAAAAAGAAAGAGGAGTTATACCCTAACTCATCACTTTCTTTTTAA
- a CDS encoding phosphatase PAP2 family protein — protein sequence MVFDRTISVREKKAAKTLGIVGIVFFILFGIVISGVAFQKEWVQQLDLFFIDLIRNPAPIQGSAWLSFVFFSTWFAQSKLTTPIALLIGLWFGFQKRIALGVWFFFSILLGEFTLKSLKLLVARPRPVTNGELVFAHGFSFPSGHALASALFYGSLALLLCYSNANARIKTIIAVILLFWIFLMAYDRVYLGVHYPSDVLGGFLLGIAWSCCSLALYLGFLKRPYKAA from the coding sequence ATGGTATTTGACAGAACAATCAGCGTAAGAGAAAAAAAAGCGGCTAAAACGCTTGGGATTGTGGGGATCGTCTTTTTTATTTTGTTTGGAATCGTAATAAGCGGGGTGGCTTTTCAAAAAGAGTGGGTGCAACAATTGGATTTATTTTTTATAGACTTGATCCGCAACCCTGCCCCCATTCAAGGGAGCGCGTGGCTTTCTTTCGTGTTTTTTAGCACATGGTTTGCGCAAAGCAAGCTCACCACTCCTATAGCCTTACTCATTGGCTTGTGGTTTGGGTTTCAAAAACGCATCGCTTTGGGGGTGTGGTTTTTCTTTAGCATCTTATTAGGTGAATTCACCCTAAAATCCCTTAAGCTTTTAGTGGCACGCCCACGGCCTGTAACCAATGGCGAATTGGTTTTTGCACATGGCTTTAGTTTCCCTAGCGGGCATGCTTTGGCTTCAGCGCTTTTTTACGGCTCTTTGGCGTTGTTGTTATGCTATTCTAACGCAAATGCTCGCATTAAAACGATTATTGCTGTTATTTTACTTTTTTGGATTTTTTTAATGGCGTATGATAGGGTTTATTTAGGGGTGCATTACCCTAGCGATGTTTTGGGAGGGTTTTTATTAGGGATTGCTTGGTCGTGTTGCTCTTTAGCGCTTTATTTAGGGTTTTTGAAACGCCCTTATAAAGCCGCTTAA
- a CDS encoding type I restriction endonuclease translates to MKNGIIAYLSHKRTENARNKKIIFFAIMKPLKGARPTPNKSANQNTKKGLISWKIKTLKRMRKTTSMHLLH, encoded by the coding sequence TTGAAAAATGGGATTATAGCTTATTTATCCCATAAACGCACAGAAAATGCAAGGAATAAAAAAATAATATTCTTTGCTATAATGAAGCCTTTAAAGGGTGCGCGCCCAACGCCAAACAAATCCGCCAATCAAAACACAAAAAAGGGGCTTATATCATGGAAAATAAAAACACTCAAGCGAATGAGAAAAACAACGAGCATGCATCTTCTTCATTAG
- a CDS encoding type I restriction-modification system subunit M, producing the protein MENKNTQANEKNNEHASSSLERNELHNTIWKVANELRGSVDGWDFKQYVLGILFYRYISENMTDYINKEERKRDPSFDYALLSDEEAERAREHLIEEKGFFIPPSALFCNALKNAPSNEDLNVTLQNIFNEIEKSSLGFKSEENVKGLFADLDVNSNKLGSSHKNRVEKLTKILEAIGGMQLGDYQKSGIDVFGDAYEYLMTMYASNAGKSGGEFFTPQEVSELLAKIALHNQESVNKVYDPCCGSGSLLLQFSKVLGDKNVSKGYFGQEINLTTYNLCRINMFLHDINYSKFHIAHGDTLLDPKHQDDEPFDAIVSNPPYSTKWVGDNNPILINDERFSPAGVLAPKNAADLAFTMHMLSYLSNSGTAAIVEFPGVLYRGNAEAKIREYLVKENFIDCVIALPDNLFFGTSIATCILVLKKNKQDDTTLFIDASKEFVKEGKKNKLKEHNREKILKSYTERKAIKHFCALESIEQIKENDYNLSVNRYVEQEDTKEIIDIKALNAEISQIVEKQSALRNSLESIIKELEEGQNA; encoded by the coding sequence ATGGAAAATAAAAACACTCAAGCGAATGAGAAAAACAACGAGCATGCATCTTCTTCATTAGAGCGCAACGAATTGCACAACACCATTTGGAAAGTGGCTAATGAATTGAGAGGCTCAGTGGATGGCTGGGATTTTAAGCAATACGTTTTAGGCATTCTTTTTTACCGCTACATTTCAGAGAACATGACTGATTACATCAATAAAGAAGAGCGAAAGCGCGATCCGAGTTTTGATTACGCTTTATTAAGCGATGAAGAGGCCGAACGCGCAAGAGAACACCTGATTGAAGAAAAAGGCTTTTTCATCCCGCCAAGCGCTTTATTTTGTAACGCGCTAAAAAACGCACCTAGTAACGAAGATCTCAATGTAACCCTACAAAATATTTTTAACGAAATAGAAAAATCTAGCCTTGGGTTTAAATCAGAAGAAAATGTTAAAGGCTTGTTTGCGGATTTAGACGTCAATAGCAATAAATTAGGGAGTTCTCATAAAAATAGGGTGGAAAAACTGACTAAAATCCTTGAAGCCATAGGGGGCATGCAATTAGGCGATTATCAAAAAAGCGGGATTGATGTTTTTGGCGACGCTTATGAATATTTAATGACCATGTATGCGAGCAATGCCGGCAAAAGCGGAGGGGAATTTTTCACCCCCCAAGAAGTGAGCGAACTGCTCGCTAAAATCGCCCTGCACAACCAAGAGAGCGTCAATAAAGTTTATGACCCATGCTGTGGGAGCGGAAGCTTACTCTTACAATTTTCTAAAGTGTTAGGCGATAAAAATGTTTCAAAAGGGTATTTTGGGCAAGAAATCAATTTGACCACTTACAACCTTTGCCGAATCAATATGTTTTTGCATGACATCAATTACTCTAAATTCCACATTGCGCATGGGGACACGCTTTTAGACCCAAAGCATCAAGACGATGAGCCTTTTGATGCGATCGTTTCCAACCCTCCTTATTCCACTAAATGGGTGGGCGATAACAACCCCATTTTAATCAACGATGAGCGTTTTAGCCCGGCCGGTGTGTTAGCACCCAAAAACGCTGCCGATCTCGCTTTCACCATGCACATGCTTTCTTATTTATCCAATAGTGGCACGGCTGCGATCGTGGAATTCCCCGGGGTGCTTTATAGAGGGAACGCTGAAGCAAAAATCAGAGAATATTTAGTTAAAGAAAATTTCATTGACTGCGTGATCGCTTTACCAGACAATCTCTTTTTTGGAACGAGTATCGCTACTTGTATTTTAGTGCTTAAGAAAAACAAACAAGACGACACCACGCTTTTTATTGATGCGAGTAAGGAATTTGTCAAAGAAGGCAAGAAAAACAAGCTCAAAGAACACAACCGAGAAAAGATTTTAAAATCTTATACGGAAAGGAAAGCAATCAAGCATTTTTGCGCCCTAGAGAGTATTGAGCAAATCAAAGAAAACGATTACAATTTATCCGTGAATCGCTATGTGGAGCAAGAAGACACTAAAGAGATTATTGACATTAAAGCGCTCAATGCTGAGATTTCTCAAATCGTAGAAAAACAAAGCGCTTTAAGAAACAGCCTTGAATCCATTATCAAAGAGTTAGAAGAAGGGCAAAATGCATAA